The following proteins come from a genomic window of Anopheles ziemanni chromosome 3, idAnoZiCoDA_A2_x.2, whole genome shotgun sequence:
- the LOC131289349 gene encoding histone H2A produces the protein MSGRGKGGKVKGKAKSRSNRAGLQFPVGRIHRLLRKGNYAERVGAGAPVYLAAVMEYLAAEVLELAGNAARDNKKTRIIPRHLQLAIRNDEELNKLLSGVTIAQGGVLPNIQAVLLPKKTEKKA, from the coding sequence atgtcTGGACGCGGCAAGGGTGGTAAAGTGAAGGGAAAGGCAAAGTCCCGCTCGAATCGTGCCGGTCTGCAGTTCCCGGTCGGCCGTATTCATCGTCTGCTGCGCAAGGGTAACTATGCCGAGCGCGTCGGTGCCGGCGCACCGGTGTATCTGGCGGCCGTGATGGAGTATCTGGCCGCGGAAGTGCTCGAGTTGGCCGGTAACGCCGCCCGTGACAACAAGAAGACGCGCATCATCCCGCGCCATCTGCAGCTGGCCATCCGCAACGACGAAGAGTTgaacaagctgctttccggTGTGACCATCGCCCAAGGTGGTGTGCTGCCCAACATTCAGGCCGTGCTGTTGCCGAAGAAGACGGAAAAGAAGGCATAA